AGAAGTATGAGTTAATAATTCAAAGATTGTAACCTCGCTTTTTGGTCTACTTACCTCTATGAATTTGCCAATTTTATCTTCCAATTTTATTTGTTTTTCATCTATTAGTCTCATAACCGCGGTTGCAGTTCCAACCACTTTGGTGACACTTGCTAAATCAAAGATATCTTCTTCAGTAAGTTTTTCGTTTTCATTTTTTCTTCCGAAAGTATTTTTATACAATATCTTTTCATTTTTGCCTATTAAAATGGATGCTCCAGTATAAACATTATTTACTCCTGATAAAACAATTTCATTTAAAGATTCAATATCTTTTTCTTTCAAATCATCACTGCCTTTCAAAATCTTTTATAAATTTTTCCAAAATACCATCACAAACAACATAAGATCCCAATTTATCTACCTCGTTTTTTATCTCAACTTTTTCACTAGAACTAAACAGTTTACTAGCTATTTCTGCAAGCTGGGAAAGCTTTTTTAACCATGGATGTATATCCTCATATAATTTTTCATTTTTCATGTATTTCAATTTTCTATCAAGATTGCTCAACCTCTCCAAGTACTCCTTTAGCTCTTCCCCTTTATTCAAGGGATCATTTTTGAATTCTTTTATTAGACTTTTTAACTTAATTGATGTTTCCTCAAAAATTCTTGATTTTAAAAAATTTTCACTGAATAATTTCATATCCTCAAATAAGTCTGATCCCACCAAATTAAAAATAGATTTGTTCCATGAACACCAAGGATCGTAGCCTTGTGAGTTCCAAAGATAATCTGCTATTGTTTGTTCTGCAAGCATCGATGCATACGGCTGGTTCATTGGATTTGAGATAATACCTTTTACTTTTGATATACATAAGTCATTTTCTCTGTTCATTAAGGGAGCTAAGAAAAGTTCTCCTTGATCTGCATCGTTTACTGGATAATTATCCCACAAGATCAAATCATGACCGAACTGGCTTGAAATCTTATCTGCGTTTTTTCTACTTACGTTTTTTGACCATACACCTTTCCCTGTCCATATTACAGGAATTTCAGGATTTAAGTTCTCTTTCATCGTCCTTCTGTACATCGAATCTTCTTCCTGCCAGTATTCAGTTGGACAGAGGTACAAGTTAACCTCTGAATCTTTCCCCTTTAAAAATTCGTATAACTTGTTTGCTATATATGTCTGAGCTAAACCATAATTCCCTTCGAACTTTTTTTCATCTTCTTCGTAATTCAACTTTTCAGGGATATCATCGAAAAGAATAGCAAATTTTTTTACACCTTTACTTAAAATTTCATAGTATTTTTTGCACAATAAATCAAACTCTTTTTGATCACTAAATTTCATGCTAAGTCCAGGACTTACACAAAACACAAAATCGACAAAATTATCTTTTGAAACTTTTATTAGCTCATCTATTTTTTCTATTTCTTCTTCCGGATAATCCTCTCGCCATTTTTCCCTGTGATATGGATCGTCTTTTGGAGCGTACCAATAGGTATTCATTTTATTTGTTCCACAAAAATGTATCATATCCAATCTGTTTTGATGGCTCCATGGTTCTCCATAAAAACCTTCAATTATTCCTCTCATTTTAAAAGAAGGAGAATCGAATATTTCAACTACAGGCAGAAGTTTATTCTCAAAATCAACAAGTTGTCTTAGGGTTTGTAGCCCATAGAAAATACCTTTCTTTGATTTAGAAAAGATTTTAACCGTTCTATTTTCTTCTTCCACTTTCATTAAATAACTTTCTAGATCCATAATATCAATGCTTAACTCTATATCGTTACTTTTGATAAATTCATTTAAATCTTTTTCAGTAGGGGAAATAAAAGTTTCTATTTTTAAGTCAGCACTATCTGAGTCTTTTACAAAGACAAAATCTTCACTTGGGAAAAGCTTAATGAAACTTTCTTCTTCAAGATTTTTGAAAATAGAAAGCTTTGAACTTTCAAAGTGAATATTTGCTCCTTCATAGAATAACTTTTTAGGTTTTGGATTTAATCTAAGAAATAAGTTCATTAAAACTCCTCCTTTTCACTATGAAATAAATACTGTTTTTAGAAATTCTAAAACTTGTTTTAGCGCCCCTTTGCCCCACTCCCCACCCTAATTTTATTTTTGAAGTATCTAAATATAGGATAAAGTAATTACTTTATTATCAATAATTGTTTTTTTGTATTATATCATGTTTATTTTTTAAAATGTTCATTTTTTTACAAATATGATATAATTAAACAAAACTTATAAAACTAGGGGGTGTGTTTTATGAAAAAATTGCTTGTTTTAATGTGTGTTTTGATGGTTAGTTTGTTCGTTTTTTCTGAAGAAGTTATAACTTTGAATTTGATTGAAGCCTTTTCAAGCCCCTACAGAACTCCTACCTTAAATAATATAGTACAAATGTTCGAGACTTTGAATCCAGGAGTAAAAATTAACGTTATCTCACCGCCATACGAAACAGCCTATCAAAAGATCAATTTAATGGTAAGTACAGAACAACCGCTTGATATTATAGAGATAGGCGATTGGGATTTAAGTGCTTTA
The window above is part of the Petrotoga mexicana DSM 14811 genome. Proteins encoded here:
- a CDS encoding protein O-GlcNAcase encodes the protein MNLFLRLNPKPKKLFYEGANIHFESSKLSIFKNLEEESFIKLFPSEDFVFVKDSDSADLKIETFISPTEKDLNEFIKSNDIELSIDIMDLESYLMKVEEENRTVKIFSKSKKGIFYGLQTLRQLVDFENKLLPVVEIFDSPSFKMRGIIEGFYGEPWSHQNRLDMIHFCGTNKMNTYWYAPKDDPYHREKWREDYPEEEIEKIDELIKVSKDNFVDFVFCVSPGLSMKFSDQKEFDLLCKKYYEILSKGVKKFAILFDDIPEKLNYEEDEKKFEGNYGLAQTYIANKLYEFLKGKDSEVNLYLCPTEYWQEEDSMYRRTMKENLNPEIPVIWTGKGVWSKNVSRKNADKISSQFGHDLILWDNYPVNDADQGELFLAPLMNRENDLCISKVKGIISNPMNQPYASMLAEQTIADYLWNSQGYDPWCSWNKSIFNLVGSDLFEDMKLFSENFLKSRIFEETSIKLKSLIKEFKNDPLNKGEELKEYLERLSNLDRKLKYMKNEKLYEDIHPWLKKLSQLAEIASKLFSSSEKVEIKNEVDKLGSYVVCDGILEKFIKDFERQ